The Aquicella siphonis genome contains the following window.
GTTTGGTACCGAGCACGCGAAATACACCAGCGTGATGGACTTGAAAGAATTCTACCAGACCACCGGTATTTCCCAGCCAGAGGCGTTGTGGCCGCTCCTGCCCGGTTTCCGGGATACCATGATGGCGCTTTACACTGAATTGGAAAACGCCTTAAAGCTTTGCCTGCAGGCAACCGCCATTTATTTGGGCTATGAAGACGAAAACCAGCACGCTCTTTTATCGAATATGATGGCACCCGGCCACGGCGTGATGCGCATCCTGCATTATCCGCCCATCGATCCGCAGCACACGCATCCGGGAGCCTTGCGCTCGGCGCCGCATGAAGATATCAGCCTGATGACGATCATCCCGCGCGCGACCCATGCCAGGCTGCAAATCAAGAACCGTCAGGGTAACTGGCTGGATGTGGTGGTGCCCGACAATGCCGCCATCATTAATTCCGGCGACACACTCAGCCGCATCACTAATGGAGTCATACCCAGTACCACACACCGGGTAATCAATCCGCCGCGGCAGGATACTTCGCATCGCTATTCGATCCCGTTTTTTGGCAGCCTCCCGTTCGAGTGCGTGCTGCGTGTGCTGGATAAATGCAAAGTCACGCCCTCTTCTCACGAACTCCCACAGGACATTACATTCGGCGACTTCCTGAAAGAACGGTACCAGAAAATCGGCCTCACGAACTGATGGCAGGCGTGACAACCCGCCATCCAGATTGACATTT
Protein-coding sequences here:
- a CDS encoding isopenicillin N synthase family dioxygenase gives rise to the protein MTTPHHNASQHIAWIDMHDFVHGATKQKIATARAFGLALQQTGFVAVTNIGLRAETISQAYAMAETYFAQPDAIKQRERSPDGHRGFIPFGTEHAKYTSVMDLKEFYQTTGISQPEALWPLLPGFRDTMMALYTELENALKLCLQATAIYLGYEDENQHALLSNMMAPGHGVMRILHYPPIDPQHTHPGALRSAPHEDISLMTIIPRATHARLQIKNRQGNWLDVVVPDNAAIINSGDTLSRITNGVIPSTTHRVINPPRQDTSHRYSIPFFGSLPFECVLRVLDKCKVTPSSHELPQDITFGDFLKERYQKIGLTN